Proteins encoded within one genomic window of Xyrauchen texanus isolate HMW12.3.18 unplaced genomic scaffold, RBS_HiC_50CHRs HiC_scaffold_682, whole genome shotgun sequence:
- the dsela gene encoding dermatan-sulfate epimerase-like protein: MAMECLQRLVALLCLLAAQLAFYGISSASVRNVSLNEGTEQIERKIGNITMSAHLHPKLYFDQTQLHLMKKRAITTHRHIFKVIRNAVSTMLSNAAIYQPPVNHEDFGKKWNEIYGNNLPPLALYCLLQPEDAAASQFLIEYMDRMVEYPDWMVSSAPNDEVPMAHSLTGFATAYDFIYTFLDTQRQLRYLKKIRSVTEEIFELSKHRGWGKQFLQNHQTTNILAILIGALVAGEHNDPETMIWKQVAVNYMEKTMFLLNHIVDGSLDEGVAYGSYTAKSITQYVYLALRHFQIDNTHINWLRAHFMFYYATLLPGFQRTVGIADSNYNWFYGPESQLVFLDAYVLRNGSGNWLAQQIRRHRPKDGPMMQSAAQRWATLHTEYIWYDSELLAQPPPDFNKANMHIFSNWGVVTYGAGLPRAQGNTFVSFKSGKLGGRAVYDIVHAQPYSWVEGWANFNPGHEHPDQNSFTFAPNGQVFVADALYGPKYSYLNNVLVFAPSPNSQCNQPWEGQLGECSKWLRWGEKEVGGTAGEVIDASFHEDMLFVSGESVSAYSSAMKLKSVYRALVLLNSQTLLVLDHVEKQAHSPLNSFSAFFHNLDIDFRYVPHRSFEKYNGVLMDVWDAHYKMFWFNTQGSSPDASIQEAEQTAEFKKRWTQFINVTFPMESPVTRVAYLMHGPYVKVSDCRFTDDSKNGVRLSLILNDTETIVSVATNYKDIEARYSYLGFAGFAKAEDKHRIVQFGQGIQTLPGQVTKDLVFDFGLLVNISAILTLCSALAFMIRKRKLHVSFNMLIHCTLICVLFLWVTELLSILYGCKQLLCDVKQRDHSVDDDTIVSGESLTILPVITITSIPGSGAEILQPLFDNSSDFVYLRIPSTYLRFPVSPLVSLVDSCEWSRADAKSGRFGIIQGWFHSIVHNVKLHLQNIELHKSSDESRNKIREKSERRKRRMLLSEQTRTGGSRVAHLGYIQELRQHLVKYPNARPVMSMGSGGWFLKLPFLQEVIGRSLRSVHVVRDPRAWIYLMLYSSKPSLYLRKNIKRQIGNIFKKNSDGVDQGCAAVDPEFLSLKNILSQPDPNPLQLLAQLWLAHNSAGVRVSKSLPTHTYLIVKFEDIVYFPKETAERIHNFLGIPLSPAALNQLVFATSTNLYNLIYEGDISPAKINMWEENMVSDEIKDIEDTCWPAMEKLGYKRHTGSHSFL; this comes from the coding sequence ATGGCTATGGAGTGCCTACAGAGGTTGGTggctctgctctgcctcttggcTGCACAACTGGCTTTCTATGGAATTTCATCTGCCTCAGTCAGGAATGTGTCTTTGAATGAGGGGACAGAACAAATTGAACGTAAAATAGGCAACATAACCATGTCCGCACACCTTCACCCCAAATTATACTTTGATCAGACACAGCTGCATTTGATGAAAAAGAGGGCCatcaccacacacagacacatttttaaagttatCCGAAATGCTGTTTCTACCATGTTGTCCAATGCTGCCATTTACCAGCCACCAGTAAACCATGAGGACTTTGGTAAGAAATGGAATGAGATTTACGGCAACAACTTGCCCCCTCTTGCACTATACTGTTTGCTTCAGCCTGAGGATGCTGCTGCCTCTCAGTTTTTGATTGAGTACATGGACCGAATGGTGGAGTATCCGGACTGGATGGTGTCTAGTGCCCCAAATGATGAGGTACCGATGGCTCACTCCCTCACTGGGTTTGCCACAGCATATGATTTCATTTACACATTTCTTGACACACAGAGACAATTACGATATCTCAAGAAAATACGGTCAGTTACAGAGGAGATTTTTGAGCTGTCCAAGCACAGAGGGTGGGGAAAGCAGTTTTTACAGAACCACCAGACAACTAATATATTAGCCATCCTCATTGGAGCTCTTGTGGCAGGGGAGCATAATGACCCTGAAACCATGATATGGAAGCAAGTAGCTGTAAACTACATGGAAAAGACCATGTTCCTCCTCAACCACATTGTTGATGGCTCCCTTGATGAAGGTGTTGCATATGGCAGCTACACAGCAAAATCCATTACTCAATATGTTTACTTAGCATTGCGGCATTTTCAGATAGACAACACACACATCAACTGGCTGAGAGCTCACTTCATGTTTTACTATGCTACTTTGCTTCCTGGATTTCAAAGAACTGTCGGCATTGCAGACTCTAACTACAACTGGTTCTATGGGCCAGAGAGTCAACTTGTTTTTTTGGATGCCTATGTGCTCCGAAATGGCTCTGGGAACTGGTTGGCACAGCAGATTAGGAGACATCGTCCTAAAGATGGACCCATGATGCAATCAGCAGCCCAGCGCTGGGCTACTTTACATACAGAGTACATATGGTATGATTCTGAGTTACTTGCACAGCCTCCACCTGACTTCAACAAAGCAAACATGCACATTTTCTCCAACTGGGGTGTGGTGACATATGGGGCAGGGTTACCTCGAGCACAAGGAAACACATTTGTCTCCTTTAAATCAGGAAAATTAGGAGGGCGAGCTGTGTATGATATTGTCCATGCTCAGCCTTACTCGTGGGTGGAAGGCTGGGCAAACTTTAACCCAGGCCACGAGCATCCTGATCAGAACTCCTTCACATTTGCTCCAAATGGACAGGTTTTTGTCGCTGACGCCTTGTATGGTCCTAAATACAGCTATCTTAACAATGTACTAGTGTTTGCCCCCTCTCCCAACAGCCAGTGTAATCAACCATGGGAGGGGCAGTTGGGGGAATGTTCCAAGTGGCTGCGATGGGGAGAAAAGGAAGTTGGAGGCACTGCCGGGGAGGTCATTGATGCCTCATTTCATGAGGACATGTTGTTTGTGAGTGGAGAGTCTGTGTCAGCCTATTCATCTGCCATGAAGCTAAAGAGTGTGTATCGGGCCCTGGTGCTTCTTAACTCTCAAACGTTACTGGTGTTAGACCATGTCGAGAAACAAGCACACTCCCCTCTCAATTCTTTCAGTGCATTTTTTCACAATCTTGACATCGACTTCAGGTATGTTCCTCACAGATCTTTTGAAAAGTACAATGGAGTGTTGATGGATGTGTGGGATGCCCATTACAAAATGTTTTGGTTCAACACGCAAGGATCAAGCCCAGATGCCAGTATACAAGAGGCAGAGCAGACAGCAGAATTCAAGAAGAGATGGACGCAGTTCATAAACGTGACCTTTCCCATGGAGAGCCCTGTCACCAGAGTGGCTTACCTGATGCATGGCCCATATGTCAAGGTTTCAGACTGTAGATTCACTGACGACAGTAAAAATGGAGTAAGGCTATCATTGATCTTAAATGACACAGAGACAATTGTGTCAGTCGCAACAAACTATAAGGATATTGAGGCTAGATACAGCTACTTGGGCTTTGCAGGCTTTGCTAAAGCAGAGGACAAACACAGAATAGTCCAGTTTGGCCAGGGTATTCAAACTTTGCCAGGTCAAGTCACAAAAGATTTAGTATTTGACTTTGGATTGCTGGTTAATATCTCAGCAATACTAACTCTATGTTCTGCCTTGGCTTTCATGATAAGAAAAAGAAAGCTTCATGTGTCTTTCAATATGCTCATCCATTGCACTCTGATCTGTGTGCTGTTCTTATGGGTAACTGAACTTTTGTCAATATTGTATGGTTGCAAACAGCTCCTGTGTGATGTTAAACAGAGAGACCACAGCGTAGATGATGACACTATTGTCTCTGGGGAGAGCCTGACCATACTCCCTGTCATCACCATCACATCCATTCCAGGCTCAGGCGCTGAGATCCTTCAGCCCCTTTTTGATAACAGCTCTGACTTTGTCTACCTCAGAATCCCTTCCACTTACCTGCGATTCCCTGTGTCCCCATTAGTCTCTCTGGTGGACTCTTGCGAGTGGTCCAGAGCAGATGCAAAGAGTGGACGATTTGGCATCATTCAAGGATGGTTCCATTCTATAGTCCACAATGTGAAGCTGCACCTGCAGAACATTGAGTTGCACAAAAGCAGTGATGAGTCAAGGAATAAAATCAGAGAAAAAAGTGAGCGGAGAAAAAGAAGGATGCTGCTTTCAGAGCAAACAAGAACTGGTGGCAGCAGGGTTGCCCACTTAGGATACATACAGGAGCTGAGGCAGCACCTGGTCAAGTACCCAAATGCCCGACCGGTGATGAGCATGGGCAGTGGCGGATGGTTTTTAAAGCTGCCGTTTCTTCAAGAGGTCATTGGTCGCTCTCTTCGCTCAGTTCATGTTGTCAGAGACCCACGTGCATGGATTTATCTAATGCTATACAGCAGCAAGCCAAGCCTGTACTTGCGTAAGAATATTAAAAGGCAAATAGgcaacattttcaaaaagaaCAGTGATGGTGTGGACCAAGGGTGTGCTGCAGTGGACCCAgagtttctttctttaaaaaatatcctCTCTCAGCCAGATCCAAATCCTTTGCAGCTGCTTGCACAGTTATGGCTTGCACACAATTCTGCTGGAGTCAGAGTGAGCAAAAGTCTCCCTACACACACTTACCTTATAGTCAAATTTGAGGATATTGTTTATTTTCCTAAAGAGACAGCAGAAAGGATACACAACTTTCTTGGGATACCTCTTTCACCAGCTGCCTTAAACCAACTGGTATTTGCTACATCTACTAATCTGTATAATCTAATATATGAAGGAGATATATCGCCAGCCAAAATCAATATGTGGGAAGAGAATATGGTTTCTGATGAGATTAAAGACATTGAGGATACATGTTGGCCTGCTATGGAGAAGCTGGGTTATAAAAGACATACAGGTAGTCACTCTTTTTTGTAA